A single Verrucomicrobiia bacterium DNA region contains:
- a CDS encoding prepilin-type N-terminal cleavage/methylation domain-containing protein, translating into MPVELNPSTRRGFAFTLIELLVVIAIIAILAAMLLPALSQAKERASTTQCRSNVKQLGLSFTMYAADNADHLPYAWWYNAGGDDANVNNFHYLLQSYLTAAKFSAGTRTTNSDFARSIYPCPARLRENHWRTFREYQAGMPGNPWRISYAMNQYTLVSFPPEVTSPKTVTLASIRKPAQTLGATDVSYELNHPAVIWLGRASDGTYDLGWRHGKRHPSGGANMAFFDGHVETITLRTTNGIVMNFKE; encoded by the coding sequence ATGCCAGTTGAATTGAATCCATCCACCCGCCGCGGTTTCGCTTTCACCTTGATCGAGCTGTTGGTGGTAATCGCCATCATTGCCATATTGGCCGCGATGCTGTTGCCCGCATTGAGCCAGGCCAAGGAACGCGCCTCGACCACGCAATGTCGGAGCAACGTCAAGCAGCTTGGGTTATCCTTCACGATGTATGCCGCGGATAACGCCGACCATTTGCCGTATGCGTGGTGGTACAACGCCGGGGGAGACGACGCCAACGTGAATAATTTTCATTATCTGCTCCAGTCCTATCTGACCGCGGCCAAGTTCTCGGCCGGCACCCGCACCACCAACAGTGATTTTGCCCGGAGCATCTATCCGTGCCCGGCGCGGTTGCGGGAAAATCACTGGCGCACTTTCCGCGAGTATCAAGCGGGTATGCCGGGCAATCCCTGGCGCATCAGTTACGCGATGAATCAATACACGCTGGTCAGTTTCCCGCCCGAGGTCACCAGCCCGAAAACGGTGACGCTGGCTTCGATTCGTAAACCCGCGCAAACGCTCGGGGCGACGGATGTTTCGTATGAGTTGAATCATCCCGCGGTAATCTGGCTCGGACGCGCGTCCGATGGCACTTACGATCTCGGGTGGCGTCACGGAAAACGTCATCCGAGTGGCGGGGCCAACATGGCTTTCTTCGATGGTCATGTGGAAACCATCACATTGCGCACCACGAACGGGATCGTCATGAATTTCAAGGAATGA
- a CDS encoding glycoside hydrolase family 16 protein yields the protein MKFRLYITLLAVVLTSGCSSLTQKNQAFLPPAPAGKEWKLIWHDEFEGGQLDATKWNRLGDWKRRDGFWVQDDAYVNGQGSLLLRTRRDGDRYTCGAVNTRGKFEHAFGYFEARCKMPRQPGHWSAFWMMCDGVGQVGDGGRDGTEIDIVEMPWRDGRLTCNLHWDGYGKDHKSAGHKFSLPETTTGFHTYGLLWLPTEYVFYVDGKEVWRSDAGGVSQVPEFLKLTNEIGTWAGDIKSAQLPDYFEVDYVRVYDFK from the coding sequence ATGAAATTCCGCCTTTACATCACCTTGCTCGCCGTCGTTTTGACTTCGGGCTGTTCCAGTTTGACTCAAAAGAATCAGGCGTTTCTGCCACCCGCGCCCGCCGGCAAGGAATGGAAGCTGATCTGGCATGATGAATTTGAGGGCGGGCAACTCGACGCGACGAAGTGGAATCGGCTCGGAGACTGGAAACGTCGCGATGGCTTCTGGGTTCAGGACGACGCTTATGTGAACGGGCAGGGGAGCTTGCTGTTGCGCACCCGGCGTGATGGCGACCGTTACACCTGCGGCGCGGTCAACACGCGCGGCAAGTTCGAGCACGCTTTCGGTTATTTTGAAGCCCGCTGCAAAATGCCCCGGCAGCCGGGGCATTGGTCGGCTTTCTGGATGATGTGCGACGGCGTGGGGCAGGTGGGCGATGGTGGACGGGACGGCACGGAGATTGACATCGTGGAAATGCCGTGGCGCGATGGCCGGCTGACCTGCAATCTTCACTGGGACGGTTACGGCAAGGATCACAAATCCGCCGGACACAAATTTTCCCTGCCGGAAACCACGACGGGTTTTCACACGTATGGACTGTTGTGGTTGCCGACGGAATACGTCTTTTACGTGGATGGCAAGGAAGTCTGGCGCAGCGACGCGGGAGGCGTCTCGCAAGTGCCCGAGTTTCTCAAACTCACCAATGAAATCGGCACATGGGCGGGCGACATTAAATCAGCCCAGCTTCCGGATTACTTCGAAGTGGATTATGTGCGCGTTTATGATTTCAAGTGA
- a CDS encoding FAD-dependent oxidoreductase yields MMSFCRVIGVLVFSIGFMAQAATVVESDICVYGGTSGGIAAAVQATRLGKSVSLAVFNTDLGGLTTGGLGATDVGNIGSIGGVSREFYRRIGQRYNQVERFNFEPHVARSVYTDWLAEVGVTPRWHQRLAAVTKTGPRITEITMEDGTIYRAQMFIDATYEGDLMALAGVSFTFGREGTNVYGESLNGIRAETPFHQFTVNVDPYVEPGNPASGLLPFIQAGDGGTPGDGDHRIQAFNYRLCFTQNPTNQLPHVVPPDYDPARYELLGRLLDAQVAAGETPTLNQFFGVINMPNGKTDMNNKGAFSTDFIGMNYTYPTNTYAAREQMDREHLEYLQGLVYYLATSPRSPAALRAEMLSWGPCRDEWPETGGYSPQIYVREARRMLSDYVMTQADCQSTRRAADSICLGSYNMDSHNCQRVVQNGWVRNEGDVQVRSPIPYPISYRSIVPRADECENLFVTFAIAASHIAFGSTRMEPVFMMASQSAATAAAFAIDDGVPVQQVHYDKLALQLRADGQILTWGDPGVSGVVVDNSDPQVAFSGVWSNSTSVAGYWGNNYAHDGDELKGIKMAVFRPNLPATDLYDVYLHWTTHPNRATNVPVDLVHPAGVETVSVDQTQHNGTWMRLLTTNFNAGTNGYLRLRTTGTSGFVIADAARWVAAADSDQPEVQLIASDPVTSETGKTARLLFSRPAFATNTTITVHYQLSGTATSGVDVEALPGSVILPAGTPNVSVTVSAINDAIPEGDKTLTLTLAPGTDYQIGALNTATVRVLDTPFDGWRFKHFSASELTQPEVSGPETDPDQDGASNWQEFLAGTDPHNAASVLRVRIDAATNTAVIQFLAGANRAFTLQYRDDLRTGNWQDFTNLAPAEIARTIVCTDVLPAGLTNRFYRVRVP; encoded by the coding sequence ATGATGAGCTTTTGTCGGGTAATTGGCGTCCTGGTATTTTCCATCGGGTTCATGGCGCAAGCGGCCACCGTGGTTGAATCGGATATCTGCGTCTATGGCGGGACTTCCGGCGGCATTGCGGCGGCGGTGCAAGCCACGCGTCTGGGCAAAAGCGTTTCGCTCGCCGTGTTCAATACGGATTTGGGAGGCTTGACCACCGGCGGTCTGGGCGCCACCGACGTGGGCAACATCGGCTCCATCGGCGGCGTCTCGCGCGAGTTTTATCGGCGCATCGGCCAGCGTTACAATCAAGTGGAACGCTTCAATTTCGAGCCGCACGTGGCGCGATCCGTGTACACCGACTGGCTGGCGGAAGTTGGCGTGACCCCGCGCTGGCATCAACGCCTTGCCGCCGTGACCAAGACCGGTCCCCGCATCACCGAAATCACCATGGAAGACGGCACCATTTACCGCGCCCAAATGTTCATTGATGCAACCTACGAAGGCGATCTGATGGCGTTGGCCGGGGTGAGTTTCACTTTCGGTCGCGAGGGCACGAATGTTTATGGCGAATCACTGAACGGCATCCGCGCGGAAACGCCGTTTCATCAATTCACGGTGAACGTGGACCCGTACGTTGAACCTGGCAATCCGGCGAGTGGCTTGCTGCCGTTCATTCAGGCCGGCGACGGCGGCACGCCCGGCGACGGCGATCACCGCATCCAGGCCTTCAATTACCGCTTGTGTTTCACGCAAAATCCAACGAACCAACTGCCGCACGTCGTGCCGCCGGATTACGATCCCGCGCGGTACGAACTGTTGGGACGCCTGCTCGACGCGCAAGTGGCCGCGGGTGAAACGCCCACGCTCAATCAGTTCTTCGGCGTGATCAACATGCCCAACGGCAAGACCGACATGAACAACAAGGGCGCGTTTTCCACCGATTTCATCGGCATGAATTACACCTATCCAACCAACACGTACGCCGCGCGCGAGCAGATGGATCGTGAGCATCTCGAATACCTGCAGGGCCTGGTTTATTACCTCGCCACCAGTCCGCGGTCTCCCGCCGCTTTGCGCGCCGAAATGCTGAGCTGGGGACCGTGCCGGGATGAATGGCCGGAGACCGGCGGTTATTCGCCGCAAATCTACGTGCGGGAAGCGCGGCGCATGCTCAGCGATTACGTGATGACGCAAGCTGATTGCCAGAGCACGCGGCGGGCGGCGGATTCCATCTGCCTCGGGTCCTACAACATGGATTCGCACAACTGCCAGCGCGTCGTCCAAAACGGTTGGGTGCGCAATGAAGGCGACGTGCAGGTTCGTTCGCCCATTCCCTATCCGATTTCCTACCGCTCCATCGTGCCGCGCGCGGACGAATGTGAAAACCTCTTCGTCACCTTCGCCATCGCGGCAAGTCACATCGCCTTCGGCTCCACCCGCATGGAGCCCGTGTTCATGATGGCGAGCCAATCCGCCGCCACCGCCGCCGCGTTCGCGATTGACGACGGCGTGCCGGTGCAGCAGGTCCATTACGACAAACTCGCGTTGCAACTGCGCGCCGACGGACAAATTCTGACCTGGGGCGACCCCGGCGTGAGCGGAGTGGTGGTGGATAATTCCGATCCGCAAGTCGCGTTCAGCGGCGTCTGGAGCAACAGTACTTCGGTGGCTGGTTATTGGGGGAATAATTACGCGCATGACGGCGACGAACTGAAGGGCATCAAAATGGCGGTGTTCCGTCCCAACCTGCCCGCCACGGATTTGTATGACGTTTATCTCCACTGGACGACGCACCCGAACCGCGCCACCAATGTCCCGGTGGACCTCGTGCATCCGGCTGGAGTCGAAACGGTGAGCGTGGATCAAACCCAGCATAACGGCACGTGGATGCGTCTGCTCACCACCAATTTCAACGCGGGCACAAATGGCTATCTGCGTCTGCGTACCACGGGCACGAGCGGCTTTGTGATCGCCGATGCCGCGCGTTGGGTTGCCGCCGCGGACAGCGATCAACCCGAGGTGCAACTCATCGCCTCCGATCCCGTGACGAGTGAAACTGGAAAAACGGCCCGACTGCTGTTCAGTCGGCCGGCGTTTGCCACCAACACAACCATCACGGTGCATTATCAATTGAGCGGCACGGCGACCAGCGGCGTGGACGTGGAAGCCTTGCCCGGTTCGGTCATTTTGCCGGCGGGCACGCCGAACGTGAGCGTGACGGTTTCCGCCATCAATGACGCGATTCCTGAGGGCGATAAAACACTGACCCTGACCCTCGCTCCCGGAACGGACTATCAAATCGGCGCGCTGAACACGGCGACGGTGCGGGTCTTGGACACGCCGTTTGACGGTTGGCGGTTCAAACACTTTTCCGCCAGCGAACTGACCCAGCCCGAAGTGAGCGGCCCCGAGACGGATCCGGATCAGGATGGCGCGAGTAACTGGCAGGAGTTTCTGGCCGGCACCGATCCGCATAATGCCGCCAGTGTGCTGCGCGTGCGCATTGATGCCGCCACCAACACGGCAGTCATTCAATTCCTGGCCGGCGCCAATCGTGCGTTCACTTTGCAGTATCGCGACGACTTACGGACGGGTAACTGGCAGGACTTTACCAACCTTGCGCCTGCGGAAATTGCACGAACGATCGTTTGCACCGACGTGCTCCCGGCGGGTTTGACCAACCGATTTTACCGCGTCCGGGTGCCTTGA
- a CDS encoding MFS transporter codes for MTQTASTIGPEAPSAAPQSPKTFGRAFWVLNSIEMWERLAFYNLRVMAPIYIMQADNPGGLHLTAADKGTIYAWWAAFQSLLPIVTGGYADRFGYKRTLGFALTLMLLGYLMIAFLRDVGFVSNYWGFFLGIMVLATGTAFFKPSLQGSLAHHLPKEKSSVGWSIFYWIVNVGAFIGHYLPTIMLGLSVLLPGWLHATAHSPGAWRNLFLASALFTSFNLLLLFFVKDVPSGASKTETIWQVLWRTVRDVIEPRLLAWLAIMSCFWLMMYQLWDLQPNFIADWVESGQLAAGLQWLPAGIYAALVEETARGPMIPQQILLSANSLFIILGVVGVGWLTRKLRTLTAMLIGMGLATVGILVAGWTMNAWILVLGILFFSLGEMATGPKKIEYLSLIAPPGKKGLYLGYANIPVGVGVYVGSKLAGYVYGHYGEKAMLALRYLAEKTPFGADRSWNGDMTQLETVLGVSRTEAMNQLQQVTGLDAVAATRLLWDTYHPQISVWVPFALIGVVAVIALWFFGRAARRWQDMNA; via the coding sequence ATGACTCAAACCGCCAGCACCATCGGTCCCGAAGCCCCATCGGCTGCGCCACAATCCCCGAAAACCTTCGGACGCGCTTTCTGGGTGCTCAACTCCATCGAGATGTGGGAGCGGCTGGCGTTTTACAATCTGCGCGTGATGGCGCCGATTTACATCATGCAGGCCGACAATCCCGGTGGCTTGCATTTGACCGCGGCGGACAAGGGCACGATCTACGCGTGGTGGGCGGCCTTTCAATCGTTGCTGCCCATTGTCACCGGCGGATACGCGGACCGATTCGGCTACAAGCGGACGCTGGGCTTCGCGCTGACCTTGATGCTGCTGGGTTATCTGATGATCGCCTTTTTGCGCGACGTCGGTTTCGTCAGCAACTACTGGGGCTTTTTTCTTGGCATCATGGTGTTGGCGACGGGCACGGCCTTTTTCAAACCCAGTTTGCAAGGTTCACTCGCGCACCATTTGCCCAAGGAAAAATCCTCGGTGGGTTGGAGCATCTTCTACTGGATCGTGAACGTCGGCGCGTTCATCGGCCATTATCTGCCCACGATCATGTTGGGTTTGAGCGTGCTGCTGCCGGGTTGGTTGCACGCCACGGCTCATTCACCGGGAGCCTGGCGCAACCTCTTCCTCGCCTCGGCACTGTTCACTTCGTTCAACCTGCTCCTGCTGTTTTTCGTCAAGGACGTGCCGAGTGGCGCGTCCAAAACGGAAACCATCTGGCAAGTGCTTTGGCGGACGGTGCGGGACGTGATTGAACCGCGACTGCTGGCCTGGCTGGCGATCATGTCGTGCTTCTGGTTGATGATGTATCAACTCTGGGACTTGCAACCGAACTTCATCGCCGACTGGGTGGAGAGCGGTCAACTCGCGGCGGGATTACAGTGGTTGCCGGCTGGAATCTATGCGGCCCTGGTGGAGGAAACGGCGCGCGGTCCGATGATTCCACAGCAGATTTTGCTCAGCGCCAATTCACTGTTCATCATTCTTGGCGTCGTGGGCGTGGGCTGGTTGACCCGCAAATTGCGCACGCTGACGGCCATGCTGATCGGCATGGGGCTGGCCACGGTGGGAATTCTCGTGGCCGGTTGGACCATGAACGCCTGGATTCTGGTGCTGGGAATTTTGTTTTTCTCCCTGGGCGAAATGGCGACTGGACCGAAGAAAATCGAATATCTATCGCTGATCGCGCCACCGGGTAAGAAGGGGCTTTATCTCGGTTACGCCAATATTCCCGTGGGAGTGGGCGTCTATGTCGGCTCTAAACTCGCCGGCTACGTTTATGGTCATTATGGCGAGAAAGCGATGTTGGCCTTGCGCTATCTGGCCGAGAAAACACCGTTCGGTGCGGATCGAAGCTGGAACGGAGACATGACTCAACTGGAAACCGTGCTGGGCGTGTCGCGCACCGAGGCCATGAACCAACTGCAGCAGGTCACCGGGTTGGATGCCGTGGCCGCGACGCGGCTGCTTTGGGACACGTATCATCCACAAATCAGTGTGTGGGTGCCGTTTGCCTTGATCGGTGTGGTGGCGGTAATTGCGCTCTGGTTTTTTGGACGCGCCGCACGCCGGTGGCAGGACATGAACGCCTGA
- a CDS encoding neutral/alkaline non-lysosomal ceramidase N-terminal domain-containing protein — protein sequence MTLAVLALASLPLSGQEGLRSIGAASVDITPDFPIRLSGYAVRTTEATNVAQRIWAKALAIGTDTEGPVVLITVDATGVPKSVRDAVASRLAQKQIDPRRVTVCSTHTHTAPFLAGYLPTLFGMPLPPEHEAHVQRYTRELTDALERVALDALKARQPARLGWTQGQAGFAANRRTKGGPVDHDLPVLAAHDADGKLRVVLVSYACHCTSIDPRENEICGDWAGYAKEYLQQDHPGATVLVTIGCGADSNPQPRGTLSLAQEHGREIATNVNHLLRGTLKPVNGPLRCVTKEIALPFDSLPTQAEFERRAEQKDYVGYHARWTLAKLERGEALPTKLPYLVQTWNFGSDLGLVFLPGEVVVDYSLRLKRELDASRLWVNAYANDVPCYIPSERILTEGSYEGGGAMTYYGLPTRLAPGVEQLIVDAVRELVPSDFVRP from the coding sequence ATGACCCTTGCGGTTCTCGCGCTGGCCAGTCTGCCGTTGAGCGGTCAGGAAGGGCTGCGTTCAATCGGGGCAGCCAGTGTGGATATTACTCCGGATTTTCCGATCCGGTTGAGCGGTTACGCCGTGCGCACCACGGAAGCCACCAACGTGGCGCAGCGCATCTGGGCCAAGGCTCTGGCCATTGGCACCGACACGGAAGGTCCGGTGGTTCTAATCACCGTGGACGCAACGGGAGTGCCCAAGTCCGTTCGCGATGCTGTCGCGTCGCGTCTGGCACAAAAGCAAATTGACCCGCGGCGCGTGACGGTTTGCTCGACGCATACGCACACCGCGCCGTTTCTGGCCGGCTATTTACCAACCCTGTTCGGGATGCCGCTGCCACCAGAACACGAGGCGCACGTGCAACGCTATACGCGGGAACTGACGGACGCGTTGGAGCGCGTCGCCTTGGACGCCTTAAAAGCGCGGCAACCGGCGCGGCTGGGTTGGACGCAGGGGCAGGCCGGTTTCGCGGCGAATCGCCGCACCAAGGGCGGTCCGGTGGATCACGATCTGCCGGTGCTGGCCGCGCACGATGCCGATGGGAAATTGCGGGTGGTGCTGGTTAGTTACGCCTGTCATTGCACCTCCATTGATCCGCGCGAGAACGAGATTTGCGGCGACTGGGCGGGTTACGCGAAGGAATATCTGCAGCAGGATCATCCCGGCGCGACGGTGTTGGTGACGATTGGTTGCGGGGCGGATTCCAATCCGCAACCGCGCGGCACGTTGAGTCTGGCGCAGGAGCACGGTCGCGAGATCGCCACCAACGTGAACCACCTGCTGCGGGGAACGCTCAAGCCGGTGAACGGGCCGTTGCGTTGTGTGACCAAAGAAATTGCGTTGCCGTTCGACTCATTGCCCACGCAAGCGGAATTCGAGCGGCGCGCGGAACAGAAGGATTACGTGGGCTACCACGCGCGTTGGACTTTGGCGAAACTGGAGCGCGGTGAGGCGTTGCCCACGAAGCTGCCGTATCTGGTGCAAACCTGGAACTTCGGCTCGGACCTCGGATTGGTGTTTCTGCCGGGAGAAGTCGTGGTGGATTATTCATTGCGCTTGAAGCGCGAACTGGATGCGTCCCGGCTGTGGGTCAATGCCTATGCCAATGACGTGCCTTGCTACATTCCGTCCGAACGGATTTTGACCGAAGGCAGCTACGAAGGCGGTGGGGCGATGACGTATTACGGCTTGCCCACCCGTTTGGCGCCGGGCGTCGAGCAGTTGATTGTGGACGCGGTGCGCGAATTGGTCCCCAGCGATTTTGTGCGGCCATAA
- a CDS encoding Gfo/Idh/MocA family oxidoreductase: protein MSNASSRPVNVAVVGLGFMGITHIKSYQQLPNAKLVAVCDAYRQPVNGVLPGISGNISSSDALELGRDVRAYKELDDLLKDDGVDLIDLCVPTPLHVPQAVAALAAGRHVLCEKPLARTSALSREIVAAAKSAKGFFMPAMCMRFWPGWSWVKELEAKQTYGKILTARFRRVSAPPGWSRKAYFNGGESGGALLDLHIHDTDFVQFAFGRPQRVYATGLSRFSGAIDHVVTQYHVANGATVYAEGSWLLTAGFNMSYTIMCEKATVDYDSARGADALRVDEEGQPTRTIKPEGVDGYVEELRHLVECIQTGRPPSIVTAADALSAVEICEAEERSINTGQVVTL, encoded by the coding sequence ATGAGCAACGCATCCTCTCGTCCCGTGAACGTGGCCGTGGTCGGCCTGGGTTTCATGGGCATCACGCACATCAAATCGTATCAACAATTACCCAACGCCAAACTGGTGGCCGTTTGCGACGCCTACCGGCAACCGGTCAACGGCGTGTTGCCGGGCATCAGCGGGAACATCAGCAGTTCCGACGCGCTGGAATTGGGTCGGGACGTTCGTGCCTACAAGGAGTTGGACGACCTGCTCAAGGATGACGGCGTGGATTTGATTGATCTGTGTGTGCCCACTCCTTTGCACGTGCCGCAAGCCGTAGCCGCGCTGGCCGCGGGTCGCCATGTCTTGTGTGAAAAACCGCTGGCGCGCACGTCCGCCCTGTCGCGGGAAATTGTCGCCGCCGCCAAATCCGCCAAGGGATTTTTCATGCCGGCCATGTGCATGCGGTTCTGGCCGGGCTGGTCCTGGGTGAAGGAGCTGGAGGCGAAACAAACGTACGGCAAAATTCTGACGGCGCGGTTTCGGCGGGTGTCCGCGCCGCCGGGGTGGAGTCGCAAAGCGTATTTCAACGGTGGCGAATCGGGCGGCGCGCTGCTGGATTTGCACATTCACGATACGGATTTTGTGCAGTTCGCGTTTGGCCGACCGCAGCGCGTGTATGCCACCGGCCTGAGCCGGTTCAGCGGCGCGATTGATCACGTCGTGACCCAATATCACGTGGCCAACGGCGCGACGGTTTACGCCGAAGGCAGTTGGCTGCTGACGGCGGGATTCAACATGTCGTACACCATCATGTGCGAGAAGGCCACGGTGGACTACGACAGCGCGCGCGGTGCGGATGCTTTGCGCGTGGATGAGGAAGGCCAGCCCACCCGCACCATCAAACCGGAAGGCGTGGATGGTTACGTGGAAGAATTACGGCATCTGGTCGAGTGCATTCAAACGGGCCGACCGCCCTCGATTGTCACGGCGGCGGATGCGTTAAGCGCGGTGGAAATCTGCGAAGCGGAAGAACGGTCCATCAACACCGGGCAGGTTGTGACGCTTTGA
- a CDS encoding sugar phosphate isomerase/epimerase — MSLQTIRQRLAVCSWSLQPTSPEDLISKLQPTGVTRVQLALDPLRDDPAGWRRTPELLRQAGIGIASGMFGCVGEDYTSMETIRRTGGIAPDATWEQNWKNIQATATIASQLGLKLVTFHAGFLPHEPADRDFAKLKQRLMQTADVFQAQGLALGLETGQETAAVLAEFLRQLNQPNVGVNFDPANMILYDKGDPIEALRQLSPWLRQVHIKDARRTKVPGTWGEEVAAGTGEVDWKQFFATLNQLGFQGDLCIEREAGNQRVADIRTARELVEKL, encoded by the coding sequence ATGAGTTTGCAAACCATCCGCCAACGTCTCGCGGTGTGTAGTTGGTCACTCCAACCCACCAGTCCGGAAGACCTGATTTCCAAATTGCAACCCACCGGGGTGACTCGGGTGCAACTGGCCCTGGATCCGTTGCGCGATGATCCCGCCGGCTGGCGTCGGACGCCCGAGTTGTTGCGACAGGCCGGAATCGGCATTGCCTCGGGTATGTTCGGTTGTGTGGGTGAAGATTATACCTCGATGGAAACCATCCGGCGCACGGGCGGCATCGCCCCCGACGCCACTTGGGAGCAGAATTGGAAAAACATCCAGGCCACCGCCACGATTGCCAGTCAGCTCGGTTTGAAGCTGGTGACCTTTCACGCGGGTTTTCTGCCGCATGAACCGGCCGATCGCGATTTCGCCAAGCTCAAGCAGCGGTTGATGCAAACAGCGGATGTCTTCCAGGCGCAAGGTCTGGCGCTGGGTTTGGAGACCGGTCAGGAAACTGCGGCGGTGCTGGCGGAATTTCTCCGTCAACTGAACCAGCCCAACGTGGGCGTAAATTTTGATCCCGCCAACATGATTCTGTATGACAAGGGCGATCCCATCGAAGCGTTGCGTCAGTTGTCGCCGTGGTTGCGGCAGGTTCACATCAAGGACGCGCGCCGCACGAAAGTGCCCGGCACCTGGGGCGAAGAAGTCGCTGCCGGCACGGGGGAAGTGGATTGGAAACAATTTTTTGCCACGCTGAATCAACTCGGTTTTCAAGGCGATCTCTGCATTGAACGCGAGGCGGGCAATCAACGCGTGGCGGATATTCGCACCGCCCGCGAGTTGGTGGAAAAACTGTAA
- a CDS encoding prepilin-type N-terminal cleavage/methylation domain-containing protein yields the protein MNQTSSIDLQPRSSRRDRESGFTLIELLVVIAIIAILAAMLLPALAKAKTKAQGISCMNNTKQLMLANQMYQVDNNDNFPMSFHGGFKYNDAYPENRPWVTGWLDWSTATDNTNTIFLLDPKHASLARYFGNQKNVYKCPADNFASPLQRRVGWSSRVRSVSGNIYVGKGNAWATGRNNSYTPGGPNNLTIYKGAAKASDLIIPGPAQTWVYMDEHPDSINDAGAFAPNTPTNIPDAPATYHNGAAGFSFADGHSEIHKWKGGTMNGDLRSVTYIARNDFATKAGDPDLYWYSFHSPRASARTVVP from the coding sequence ATGAATCAAACCTCATCCATTGACCTACAACCGCGAAGCTCGCGGCGCGACCGCGAATCCGGTTTCACCTTGATCGAGCTGTTGGTGGTGATCGCCATCATCGCCATTTTGGCGGCGATGTTGCTGCCAGCGCTAGCCAAGGCCAAAACCAAGGCGCAAGGCATCAGTTGCATGAACAACACCAAACAGTTGATGCTGGCCAACCAAATGTATCAGGTGGACAACAACGACAATTTTCCCATGTCGTTTCATGGTGGTTTTAAGTATAATGACGCCTATCCGGAAAACCGCCCATGGGTCACGGGTTGGCTGGATTGGAGCACTGCCACGGATAACACGAATACCATTTTTTTGTTGGACCCCAAGCACGCCTCGCTCGCCCGCTATTTTGGCAATCAAAAAAATGTTTACAAATGTCCGGCTGATAATTTTGCCAGCCCGCTCCAACGTCGCGTGGGCTGGAGTTCCCGCGTTCGGAGCGTTTCGGGTAACATTTACGTGGGGAAAGGAAACGCTTGGGCCACGGGACGGAACAACTCTTACACCCCTGGAGGTCCCAACAACCTGACGATTTACAAAGGCGCGGCCAAAGCCTCAGACTTGATTATTCCCGGACCGGCACAAACGTGGGTTTATATGGACGAGCATCCGGACAGCATCAATGACGCCGGCGCGTTTGCTCCCAACACCCCCACCAACATTCCCGATGCGCCAGCCACCTACCACAACGGTGCCGCTGGATTTTCCTTCGCTGATGGACACTCCGAAATTCATAAGTGGAAGGGGGGAACCATGAACGGCGATCTGAGGTCGGTTACGTACATCGCACGAAACGATTTTGCGACCAAGGCTGGTGATCCCGATCTCTATTGGTATTCCTTCCACAGCCCGAGGGCCAGCGCCAGAACCGTCGTGCCTTAA